In the genome of Thermus tengchongensis, one region contains:
- a CDS encoding benzoate-CoA ligase family protein, translating into MRVGFSAHKDTFVLDRLPPQESWPELVFELPELAYPPRLNCAGPLLDDWVVKGEGDRVALRSPASTWTYQDLWRAANQIAWVLVEDLGLIPGNRVLLRGFNHPLLVAAWFGVVKAGGIVVTTMPLLRAKELTEIVNKAQISHALCDHRLAAELEAALPACPSLRHVLYFGGNDQEGLETLMTSKREAFPTLETASDDPVLIAFTSGTTGKPKGCVHFHRDVLAICDTFSRHILRPVETDVFIGSPPIAFTYGLGGLVVFPFRVGASSVLLERATPDILLEAIGNFDATVCFTSPTAYRAMASQAKGRPGRLRRCVSAGEALPVATRRAWREATGLEIIDGIGSTEMLHIFVSHTEETLKEGSLGRPVPGYRATLLNEEGNEVAPGELGLLAVKGPTGCRYLDDPERQKEYVRWGWNLTGDACVKDEEGYFYYQGRVDDIIVTAGYNVSPLEVEEAVLDHPAVAECAVVGEPHPERGQVVKAYVVLRPGWEPGEALAAEIQEFVKQRIAPYKYPRVVEFCSELPRTLTGKVQRFRLRQKLSQPPSP; encoded by the coding sequence ATGAGGGTCGGTTTTTCCGCGCACAAGGACACCTTTGTGCTAGACAGGTTACCTCCTCAAGAATCTTGGCCCGAACTGGTATTTGAGCTTCCTGAACTGGCATACCCCCCTCGCCTCAACTGCGCTGGGCCTCTTCTGGACGATTGGGTCGTGAAGGGGGAGGGAGACCGGGTAGCCCTGCGTTCCCCAGCTTCCACCTGGACCTACCAGGACCTGTGGCGGGCGGCCAACCAGATAGCCTGGGTTCTTGTGGAAGACTTGGGGCTAATCCCGGGGAACAGGGTCCTTCTCCGCGGGTTTAACCACCCCCTTTTGGTGGCGGCTTGGTTCGGGGTGGTCAAAGCCGGTGGGATCGTGGTGACCACCATGCCCCTTCTCAGGGCTAAGGAACTTACGGAGATTGTTAACAAGGCCCAGATTAGCCATGCCTTGTGCGATCACAGGCTGGCGGCAGAGCTAGAGGCTGCCCTGCCAGCTTGTCCCAGCCTCCGCCATGTCCTCTACTTTGGGGGAAACGACCAGGAGGGACTGGAAACCCTCATGACCTCCAAACGCGAGGCTTTCCCTACCTTGGAAACGGCCAGCGACGACCCTGTGCTCATCGCCTTTACCTCCGGGACCACAGGGAAGCCTAAGGGGTGTGTGCACTTTCACCGGGACGTCCTCGCCATCTGCGACACCTTCTCCCGACACATCCTCCGTCCTGTGGAGACGGATGTATTCATTGGCAGCCCCCCCATCGCCTTCACTTATGGTCTGGGGGGGTTGGTGGTCTTCCCCTTTCGGGTGGGAGCCTCCAGCGTTCTCCTAGAGAGGGCTACGCCGGATATCTTGCTAGAGGCCATAGGGAATTTCGATGCCACGGTTTGCTTCACCTCCCCCACGGCCTATCGCGCCATGGCTTCCCAAGCCAAAGGCAGGCCTGGCCGGCTACGCCGGTGCGTTTCGGCGGGAGAGGCCTTGCCGGTAGCTACCCGGAGAGCATGGCGAGAAGCTACGGGCTTGGAGATCATAGATGGGATTGGCTCTACAGAGATGCTCCACATCTTCGTCTCCCACACGGAGGAGACCCTTAAAGAGGGCAGCTTAGGTAGGCCGGTCCCCGGATACCGAGCCACACTCCTAAACGAGGAAGGTAACGAGGTGGCTCCTGGAGAGCTGGGCCTTTTAGCGGTGAAGGGTCCTACAGGGTGCCGTTATTTGGATGACCCAGAAAGGCAGAAGGAGTACGTCCGCTGGGGCTGGAACCTCACAGGCGACGCTTGCGTAAAGGACGAGGAGGGGTACTTCTACTACCAGGGTAGGGTGGACGACATCATCGTCACTGCAGGATACAATGTTTCTCCCCTGGAAGTAGAGGAGGCGGTGCTGGACCATCCGGCGGTGGCGGAATGTGCAGTGGTGGGTGAGCCGCACCCAGAACGGGGGCAGGTGGTGAAGGCCTATGTTGTCCTCCGTCCAGGGTGGGAGCCTGGGGAAGCCCTGGCAGCTGAGATCCAAGAGTTTGTTAAGCAACGCATCGCCCCCTACAAATACCCCCGGGTAGTGGAGTTTTGCAGCGAGCTTCCCCGGACCCTTACGGGCAAGGTCCAGCGTTTCCGTCTTCGGCAAAAGCTTTCTCAGCCCCCTAGCCCATGA
- a CDS encoding RidA family protein, which produces MRILHPPHWTKPRGYSYGLVAKGQLVFLAGVVGWDREGHFKSKDFLGQARQALENIVELLEYAGARPEHLARLTWYVVDREEYMRSLRELGAIYREVIGNYYPPMSVVQVVSLVEPEARLEIEATAVIPE; this is translated from the coding sequence ATGAGGATCTTGCACCCCCCCCACTGGACCAAGCCAAGGGGTTACTCCTACGGCCTCGTGGCCAAAGGCCAGCTGGTGTTCTTGGCAGGCGTTGTAGGTTGGGACAGGGAAGGGCACTTCAAAAGCAAAGACTTTCTAGGTCAAGCCCGGCAGGCCCTGGAAAATATCGTGGAGCTTCTTGAATATGCAGGGGCACGCCCAGAGCATCTGGCCCGCCTCACGTGGTATGTGGTAGACCGGGAGGAATACATGCGCTCTTTGAGGGAGTTGGGGGCGATTTACCGAGAGGTGATAGGCAATTACTACCCGCCCATGTCTGTCGTGCAAGTGGTCAGCCTTGTGGAGCCTGAGGCTCGGTTGGAAATCGAAGCTACAGCCGTAATTCCTGAATAA
- a CDS encoding acyl-CoA dehydrogenase family protein, with amino-acid sequence MGDPFAHYKELPFFEGSHADLCHRVAAWAEEVLGKFPHGHPASEAACREMVRSLGQAGWLAYTVGGKAYGGVEEGIGVRAVCLIREVLAYHSGLAEFAFAMQGLGSGPITLYGTPEQKRRYLPRVAAGEAVAAFALSEPGAGSDAAALTCRAYLDGEAFVLEGEKAWVSNGGIADFYVVFARLEPGAGGQGISAFLVDAGTEGLAVEQVEVVAPHPLAKLVFRGCRIPRSKLLGSPGQGLRIAMETLDIFRVTVAAAALGFAKRALDEALQYALDRKMFGTTLARMQATRTKLGDIATELEASALLTYRAAWLKDRGHRATREVAMAKLYATERAQAIVDAAVQLMGGEGVRKGGVLEALYREIRPLRIYEGASEVQRLIVAREILRERGEEVGVR; translated from the coding sequence ATGGGGGATCCTTTTGCCCATTACAAGGAGCTGCCGTTCTTTGAGGGTAGCCACGCTGACTTGTGTCATAGGGTGGCCGCTTGGGCAGAAGAGGTCCTGGGAAAGTTTCCCCATGGGCACCCTGCTTCCGAAGCCGCCTGTAGGGAAATGGTCCGTAGCCTGGGCCAGGCTGGCTGGCTGGCCTATACCGTAGGAGGAAAGGCCTATGGGGGTGTAGAGGAGGGCATAGGGGTCCGGGCGGTCTGCCTTATCCGGGAGGTCCTAGCTTACCATAGTGGTCTTGCAGAGTTTGCTTTCGCCATGCAAGGCCTTGGTTCAGGGCCGATAACCCTTTACGGCACCCCTGAGCAGAAGAGGCGCTACCTTCCTCGGGTAGCAGCAGGGGAGGCGGTGGCGGCCTTCGCCCTTTCGGAGCCCGGAGCAGGGTCTGATGCCGCTGCCCTAACCTGCCGGGCCTATCTGGACGGCGAGGCTTTTGTCCTGGAAGGGGAAAAGGCTTGGGTTTCCAACGGGGGAATCGCGGATTTTTATGTGGTCTTTGCTCGTTTGGAGCCTGGGGCGGGAGGCCAAGGGATCAGCGCCTTTCTGGTGGATGCAGGCACGGAAGGTTTGGCGGTGGAACAGGTGGAGGTGGTGGCCCCCCACCCTTTAGCCAAGCTTGTCTTCCGGGGATGCCGCATCCCCCGGTCCAAGCTCTTGGGATCCCCCGGGCAGGGGTTGCGCATCGCGATGGAAACCTTGGATATATTCCGGGTTACAGTGGCAGCGGCGGCCCTTGGGTTCGCTAAACGGGCCTTAGATGAGGCGCTACAGTACGCCTTGGACCGAAAGATGTTTGGTACCACCTTGGCTCGCATGCAAGCTACCCGGACCAAGTTAGGCGATATAGCCACAGAGCTGGAGGCTTCTGCCCTCCTCACCTACCGGGCTGCTTGGCTCAAGGACCGGGGACACCGGGCCACTCGGGAAGTGGCGATGGCCAAGCTTTACGCTACGGAGAGGGCCCAGGCCATTGTGGACGCAGCGGTGCAACTTATGGGAGGGGAAGGAGTCCGGAAGGGAGGGGTTTTGGAGGCCCTGTACAGGGAGATCCGGCCCCTCAGGATCTACGAAGGAGCCAGCGAGGTGCAACGGCTCATCGTTGCCCGTGAGATACTAAGGGAAAGGGGAGAGGAGGTGGGTGTGAGATGA